Proteins encoded in a region of the Nicotiana tomentosiformis chromosome 9, ASM39032v3, whole genome shotgun sequence genome:
- the LOC138898375 gene encoding leucine-rich repeat receptor-like tyrosine-protein kinase PXC3: MNNLIGEIPASIGLLNKIEMLDLSDNDLHGHVPFNVSPSLLIMVLGQNLPTEFCTSGPNLQGNLPRQMWNLTKLQDLFLGWNNLTGHIPSEIDNLSTLQRLSLRRNNLVGILPPSIGNLSNLEMIDLGENILRGDIPREFEHLVNLKEVYLSSNRLSGEVPKSIFNISGLEKIAFVANELSGILPSNIDHSPPNLEGLYLGRNQFSGLIPSSIVNSTKLIHLDLGRNLFTGHVCTHESWKSTTASIHQLANKPIDK, encoded by the exons ATGAATAATCTCATTGGTGAAATCCCAGCAAGTATTGGGTTGCTTAACAAGATTGAAATGCTGGATCTTTCTGATAATGATTTACATGGACATGTTCCTTTCAATGTTTCCCCATCCTTATTGATCATGGTTTTGGGACAAAATCTCCCAACGGAATTCTGTACTAGCGGTCCAAATTTGCAGG GAAACTTGCCTAGACAAATGTGGAACTTGACAAAACTTCAAGATCTGTTTCTTGGATGGAATAACTTAACAG GACATATACCAAGTGAAATTGATAACTTATCAACACTTCAAAGATTAAGTCTCCGGCGGAACAATTTGGTGGGAATTCTTCCACCATCTATTGGAAATTTGTCGAATCTAGAGATGATAGACCTAGGTGAGAACATTTTACGGGGTGACATTCCTCGGGAATTTGAACATCTTGTAAATCTGAAAGAAGTGTATCTTAGCTCAAACAGATTATCAGGTGAAGTTCCAAAGTCTATTTTCAACATTTCTGGACTAGAAAAGATTGCATTTGTAGCAAATGAGCTTTCAGGAATACTTCCCTCAAACATAGACCATAGCCCTCCAAATCTTGAAGGCCTTTATCTTGGGAGAAACCAGTTCAGTGGGCTGATCCCTAGCTCCATCGTAAATTCCACCAAGCTTATCCATCTTGATCTTGGCCGCAATCTATTTACTGGGCATGTATGTACCCATGAATCTTGGAAATCTACAACAGCTTCAATTCATCAGCTTGCAAATAAACCAATTGACAAATGA
- the LOC104106165 gene encoding formin-like protein 14: protein MSLLSRFFYRRPPDGLLELDDRVYVFDSCFSTEVLPEGIYQLYLHEIINELHEEFPDSSFLGFNFREGEKRSQFAEILCEYDVTVMDYPRQYEGCPVLPLSLIHHFLCVCESWLSLRNHNNVILLHCERGGWPLLAFILASFLIFRKLQSGERKTLEMVYREAPKGLSQLLSPLNPFPSQLRYVQYISRRNISPEWPPPEQALSLDCLILRAIPRFDNQKGCRPIVRIFGRNLLSKDGLSTHMLYTMPKKGRSLRHYRQKDSDVIKIDIQCLVQGDVVLECVHLDLDPEREVMMFRIMFNTAFIRSNILMLNCDNLDILWDSKARYPKGFRAEVLFGDVESISPAKAPTATLNGEEKGGLPIEAFSRVQELFSGADWVDTGDDAALWLFKQLSVLNDMKDLSILQSRMSGYSSPFDSEEENNASSIADSLDFLDSEKASNLTYANTTDINFLDEQDSASDETSDLKISEDQVKLSMSDIGSVQSPSENNSQLDAAIAPEHSKEVRHCDTRTSSSSPLPSPPSSPVPVISSTKVPESSAPSPPLAPSVFGSPSKEVSLPPPPPPPPPPIFGGPSSVPRPPLLPALASSYRSPPPPPPPPPPSIGGNRGPSPPREHTSSTSPDSFAREPPPPPPPPPLPNKSFLCTPPPPHPPPVPTFSASRSAPPLPPPPPPPPPPRGPSNCNLSAPPPPPPPPFVSSKFPPLSPPPPPPPPPPSVSSKCTPLPCVTPPPPPSVSFKGPPLPPPPPPLTSSSTSNRSTPLAPPPPPPPPLSSTSNRSTPLAPPPPPPPPPPPSSSTSNRSTPLAPPPPPPPPTSNSKRPPAPPPPPLGVPRQGSTPPAPPPAPKAPNAPPPPTRGLTPTPPPPPGGKGHNVPPPPPSSTGRVRASVGSNALGKGRGAGGTSIPPKKAPLKPLHWSKVTRAMQGSLWADTQNKENTSRAPEIDITELENLFSVASATDGTSKGGARRGSKITKPEKVQLVDLRRAYNCEIMLTKIKIPLPDMLNAVLALDSSALDIDQVENLIKFCPTKEEMETLRNYNGDKEMLGKCEQFFLELMKVPRVESKLRVFSFTITFSNQVTDLRTNLSTINNATREVKESAKLRQIMQTILTLGNALNQGTARGSAVGFKLDSLLKLSDTRARNNKMTLMHYLCKLLAEKMPELLDFDKDLLHLEAASKIQLKSLAEEMQAVSKGLEKVEQELTASDNDGAISSGFQKVLKNFLDTAEAEVKSLTTLYIEVGRSADSLSLYFGEDPARCPFEQVTQILVVFTKMFKKSRDENEQQADAERKKLEKEALKEQAAASSSGKKEVDTDRMKLNFRNQLNAV, encoded by the exons ATGTCGCTGTTAAGTAGATTTTTCTATAGAAGGCCCCCAGATGGGTTGCTGGAACTTGACGATAGAGTATACG TTTTTGATTCTTGTTTTTCGACTGAAGTACTGCCTGAGGGAATTTACCAGCTTTACTTGCACGAAATCATAAATGAACTGCACGAAGAATTTCCAGATTCCTCCTTTCTTGGTTTCAATTTCAGAGAAGGCGAGAAAAGGAGCCAGTTCGCGGAGATTTTATgcgagtatgatgtaactgtaaTGGATTATCCAAGGCAATATGAAGGCTGTCCTGTACTGCCTTTGTCTTTGATCCATCATTTTCTATGTGTCTGTGAGAGTTGGCTTTCTCTTCGAAATCATAACAATGTGATTTTGTTACACTGTGAGAGAGGTGGTTGGCCCCTTCTAGCCTTCATTTTGGCTAGTTTCTTGATTTTCAGAAAGTTACAAAGTGGAGAAAGAAAAACTCTCGAGATGGTTTATCGTGAGGCACCTAAAGGTTTATCACAATTATTGTCACCTCTGAATCCATTCCCTTCTCAGCTTCGTTACGTACAATATATATCAAGAAGAAATATATCTCCCGAGTGGCCTCCTCCTGAACAAGCTCTTTCTCTCGATTGCCTCATTCTTCGTGCCATTCCGAGATTCGACAATCAAAAAGGGTGTAGGCCAATTGTCCGCATTTTTGGCCGGAACCTTCTTAGCAAGGATGGATTGTCAACTCATATGTTGTACACCATGCCAAAGAAAGGTAGAAGTCTTCGACATTATCGCCAG AAGGACAGTGATGTCATCAAGATTGATATCCAGTGTTTGGTGCAAGGAGATGTAGTATTGGAGTGTGTCCACTTAGACCTGGACCCTGAAAGGGAAGTCATGATGTTCCGTATAATGTTCAACACAGCTTTTATTCGGTCCAACATTTTAATGTTAAACTGCGATAACTTGGATATTCTATGGGATTCAAAGGCACGGTATCCAAAAGGCTTTCGAGCTGAG GTTTTATTTGGTGATGTTGAGAGCATATCTCCTGCAAAAGCTCCCACTGCAACTCTAAATGGTGAGGAGAAAGGTGGGCTTCCTATCGAAGCTTTTTCAAGGGTACAAGAACTTTTTAGTGGTGCTGATTGGGTTGATACTGGCGATGATGCTGCGTTATGGTTGTTTAAACAACTATCGGTGTTGAATGATATGAAAGATTTATCAATTTTGCAAAGTAGGATGAGCGGGTATTCGTCCCCATTTGACTCTGAAGAAGAAAATAATGCATCGAGTATTGCTGACAGTTTGGACTTTCTGGACTCAGAGAAAGCTAGTAATCTTACTTATGCTAATACAACAGACATCAATTTTTTAGATGAACAAGATTCAGCTTCTGATGAAACTTCTGATCTGAAGATTTCTGAGGATCAAGTGAAGCTTTCAATGTCAGATATTGGTTCTGTTCAGTCTCCTTCTGAAAATAACAGTCAACTGGATGCTGCCATTGCTCCCGAACATTCAAAGGAAGTTCGACATTGCGATACAAGAACTTCCTCTTCTTCTCCATTACCTTCACCACCTTCGTCACCTGTCCCTGTGATTTCTAGTACAAAAGTCCCTGAATCATCAGCACCATCTCCCCCATTGGCACCCTCTGTGTTTGGTTCTCCTAGCAAGGAGGTTTCATTACCTCCTCCACCACCACCGCCACCTCCTCCTATATTTGGTGGCCCTTCTTCTGTCCCGCGTCCTCCTCTGCTTCCAGCACTTGCAAGTTCTTATAGATCACCTCCACCTCCACCACCGCCGCCACCACCTTCAATCGGTGGTAATAGAGGACCTTCACCGCCAAGAGAACATACTTCTTCAACATCCCCTGATAGCTTTGCTAGAGAACCTCCGCCACCTCCACCACCTCCACCACTTCCAAATAAGAGCTTTTTATGCACCCCTCCTCCTCCACATCCACCTCCTGTCCCTACATTTTCTGCTTCTCGGAGTGCTCCGCCTCTGCCTCCACCTCCACCTCCCCCTCCTCCTCCTCGGGGGCCATCTAACTGTAATTTATCAGCTCCCCCTCCTCCCCCTCCTCCTCCTTTTGTCTCTTCCAAGTTCCCCCCTTTATCtcctccaccaccaccacctccCCCTCCACCTTCCGTGTCATCTAAGTGTACGCCCTTGCCTTGTGTaactcccccccctcccccttctGTCTCTTTCAAGGGCCCTCCActtccaccaccaccaccaccactgaCTTCATCCTCTACATCAAATAGGTCAACTCCTTTGGCacctccaccaccaccacctcctccTTTATCCTCTACATCAAATAGGTCAACTCCGTTGGCCcctccaccaccaccacctccACCACCTCCACCTTCATCCTCTACATCAAATAGGTCAACTCCGTTGGCACCTCCACCACCTCCACCTCCACCTACAAGCAATTCTAAAAGGCCACCTGCACCTCCTCCACCTCCTTTGGGAGTTCCTAGGCAAGGTTCAACTCCACCTGCACCTCCACCAGCACCAAAGGCTCCCAATGCTCCACCACCTCCTACGCGGGGTTTGACACCCACTCCACCTCCACCACCTGGTGGAAAGGGACATAATGTGCCACCACCACCACCTTCATCTACTGGACGTGTAAGAGCCTCTGTAGGCTCAAATGCTCTAGGGAAAGGGCGAGGTGCAGGAGGTACTTCAATTCCTCCTAAAAAAGCTCCATTGAAGCCTTTACATTGGTCGAAGGTTACACGGGCCATGCAAGGGAGTTTATGGGCAGATACGCAAAATAAGGAAAATACATCCAG AGCACCTGAAATTGATATTACAGAGCTCGAAAATTTGTTTTCGGTGGCTTCAGCTACTGATGGAACTAGCAAAGGTGGAGCTCGACGTGGTTCCAAAATCACCAAACCAGAAAAAGTGCAATTG GTTGATTTGCGCAGGGCATACAATTGCGAAATCATGCTTACAAAAATCAAGATTCCCTTGCCTGATATGCTG AATGCTGTTTTGGCTTTGGATTCGTCAGCTCTGGACATTGATCAAGTTGAAAATCTGATAAAGTTTTGCCCAACAAAAGAAGAAATGGAGACACTGAGG AACTATAATGGGGACAAGGAAATGCTTGGAAAGTGTGAGCAG TTTTTCCTGGAGCTGATGAAGGTCCCACGAGTTGAGTCCAAGTTAAGAGTGTTTTCATTTACTATCACTTTTTCTAATCAG GTGACTGACTTGAGAACTAACCTAAGTACAATTAACAATGCTACTAGAGAG GTGAAAGAATCTGCCAAACTACGTCAAATAATGCAGACCATTCTAACATTGGGAAATGCACTGAATCAGGGTACAGCACGAG GATCTGCTGTAGGGTTCAAGTTGGACAGTCTTCTTAAGCTTTCTGACACTCGTGCTAGAAACAACAAAATGACCTTGATGCATTATCTGTGCAAG CTCCTTGCTGAGAAAATGCCCGAGTTGCTTGATTTCGACAAGGATCTTCTTCACTTGGAAGCTGCTTCTAAG ATCCAACTGAAGTCTTTGGCTGAAGAAATGCAAGCAGTGAGCAAAGGTCTTGAGAAAGTTGAACAAGAACTTACTGCATCCGACAATGATGGTGCAATATCTTCGGGCTTTCAGAAG GTGTTAAAGAATTTCCTTGATACTGCTGAGGCTGAAGTCAAGTCTCTAACTACTCTTTATATTGAAGTG GGAAGGAGTGCAGACTCCCTGTCCCTGTATTTTGGCGAGGATCCAGCTCGATGCCCCTTTGAGCAAG TGACACAGATTTTGGTGGTGTTCACCAAGATGTTTAAAAAATCACGCGATGAGAACGAACAGCAAGCTGATGCTGAAAGGAAGAAATTGGAAAAGGAAGCCTTGAAGGAACAAGCAGCCGCTAGTTCTTCTGGAAAGAAAGAAGTTGATACTGATCGAATGAAACTAAACTTTCGAAATCAGTTAAATGCTGTATGA